In one window of Pseudodesulfovibrio sediminis DNA:
- a CDS encoding branched-chain amino acid ABC transporter permease, protein MEYYLQLIVNGLVVGSIYSLVALGFVIIYKATKVVNFAQGELVMVGAYMCFALTVQFHIPFIWAFFITLGFSVLLGLAIERMVLRPLIGEEHISVIMVTVGMSSVLKSLVQLFWGTQIKVYPQVLPTDPIMIAGLPVAPVYIAAFCLSVVLFLIFSVFFKYSRTGIAMRATAFDQQAAQSMGIGIKNIFAMSWCIACIVSAVGGVILGNINGINSHIGHLGLKVFPAVILGGLDSLLGAALGGLIIGVLENVCDGAARQLLGLGGFREVAAFIVLVVILMIKPYGLFGTKEIERV, encoded by the coding sequence GTGGAATATTATCTGCAACTTATCGTTAACGGTCTGGTTGTCGGGAGTATTTACTCTCTGGTGGCACTCGGATTCGTCATCATCTACAAGGCCACCAAGGTCGTGAACTTTGCCCAGGGCGAGCTGGTCATGGTCGGTGCGTACATGTGCTTTGCCCTGACCGTTCAGTTCCATATCCCGTTCATCTGGGCCTTCTTCATCACGCTCGGCTTTTCGGTGCTGCTGGGGCTGGCCATCGAGCGCATGGTGCTCCGACCACTCATCGGCGAGGAGCATATCTCCGTCATCATGGTCACGGTGGGCATGAGCTCGGTGCTCAAATCCCTGGTCCAGCTTTTCTGGGGCACGCAGATCAAGGTCTACCCTCAGGTACTGCCGACCGATCCCATCATGATCGCAGGGCTGCCGGTTGCTCCGGTCTACATCGCGGCGTTCTGCCTGTCAGTGGTCCTGTTCCTGATTTTCTCCGTTTTCTTCAAATATTCGCGCACCGGCATTGCCATGCGTGCCACGGCCTTTGATCAGCAGGCCGCCCAATCCATGGGAATCGGCATCAAGAACATCTTTGCCATGAGCTGGTGCATCGCCTGCATCGTGTCTGCCGTGGGCGGCGTGATCCTCGGCAACATCAACGGCATCAACTCCCACATCGGCCATCTCGGTCTCAAGGTCTTTCCGGCGGTTATCCTCGGCGGTCTTGATTCCCTGCTCGGTGCAGCCCTTGGCGGGTTGATCATCGGCGTGCTGGAAAATGTCTGTGACGGGGCGGCGCGGCAACTGCTCGGCCTCGGAGGATTCAGGGAAGTCGCGGCCTTTATCGTGCTTGTCGTCATCCTCATGATCAAACCCTATGGTCTCTTCGGGACCAAGGAAATCGAGAGGGTGTAG